From Verrucomicrobia bacterium S94, the proteins below share one genomic window:
- a CDS encoding helix-turn-helix domain-containing protein: MKTKPHIPKVAILLNAKLDWGRNIINGILDYAQETGPWKVWLRRDAPNIFHHLPENWEGDGVIARVSTESLAAEMTERGIPYVNVDDNPLPDLPAPSFFTDDKAGTCMAAELFIEKGFRTIAFVGSIQKPTNLRYTLSFKEALTGYDIPCHFFEITPDWSSAQNELRAWLLQLPKPAGLLCLGINGASRIVNQCNELGISVPHDIAILASNDDQIGCHSCFPPLSGIISPTEQIGYRAAAKLHRLMQGEPMKAEAVYIPPPGIVERLSTDTLAVDDPRLIKAMQFIKEHAFEPITMDDILKVVPMSRRSLERRFAAVFKHSPNHEIRRLRMNRAKELLAETDLPMADIAEACGYSSYNYLSHAFRNATGMAPQPTENSFSNPKSTHPDGRAGSAVP, from the coding sequence ATGAAGACAAAACCCCACATCCCCAAAGTAGCCATTCTGCTGAATGCCAAACTGGATTGGGGACGGAATATCATCAACGGAATTCTGGATTATGCCCAGGAAACCGGCCCCTGGAAGGTCTGGCTGCGGCGCGATGCTCCCAATATATTCCATCATCTGCCGGAAAACTGGGAAGGCGACGGCGTAATTGCCCGGGTTTCAACGGAATCACTCGCTGCTGAAATGACCGAACGCGGCATCCCTTACGTCAACGTCGATGACAACCCCCTGCCCGATCTTCCTGCACCGAGTTTCTTCACCGACGATAAAGCAGGAACCTGTATGGCCGCGGAACTATTCATTGAAAAGGGATTCAGAACAATCGCATTCGTCGGTTCCATTCAGAAACCCACCAACCTCCGTTATACCCTCTCGTTTAAAGAGGCTTTGACCGGCTACGATATCCCCTGTCACTTTTTTGAAATCACACCCGACTGGTCGTCAGCACAGAACGAACTTCGGGCGTGGCTGCTGCAGCTGCCCAAACCCGCCGGCCTTTTATGCCTGGGAATCAATGGTGCCTCCCGGATCGTGAACCAGTGCAATGAACTCGGCATTTCGGTACCGCACGATATCGCCATCCTGGCCAGCAACGATGATCAGATCGGCTGCCATTCCTGTTTTCCGCCGCTCTCCGGAATAATCTCCCCCACAGAACAGATCGGTTACCGCGCCGCCGCCAAGCTGCACCGTCTGATGCAGGGCGAACCGATGAAAGCCGAAGCCGTTTATATTCCGCCGCCGGGCATCGTTGAACGGCTTTCAACCGATACACTGGCGGTGGATGATCCGCGACTCATCAAGGCCATGCAGTTTATTAAGGAACATGCTTTTGAACCGATCACCATGGACGACATTCTGAAAGTCGTTCCCATGAGCCGCCGCTCGCTCGAACGCCGGTTCGCAGCCGTCTTCAAACACAGCCCGAACCATGAGATCCGCCGGTTGCGCATGAACCGGGCAAAGGAACTGCTCGCAGAAACCGACCTGCCGATGGCCGACATCGCTGAAGCCTGCGGATATTCCAGTTATAACTATCTCTCACACGCATTCCGGAATGCCACCGGAATGGCCCCTCAACCTACCGAAAACAGTTTCAGTAACCCGAAGTCTACTCACCCTGACGGCCGAGCTGGCTCTGCAGTTCCATGA
- a CDS encoding glutamate-5-semialdehyde dehydrogenase, with amino-acid sequence MDVKEQVLEIGAKAKAASRELARLSTRRKNAILEEMAKELDAQRAFIQQENRKDLEAGREAGLSNAMLDRLELTDARIDSMIKGLRDVAVLQDPVGEEISTWNRPNGLEIHKRRVPIGVIGIIFESRPNVTCDAAALCFKTSNAVILRGGKEAIHSNLAIAAAMQKGGESKGMPENCIQLIPTIDRAAVEVMCQMTDYLDLIIPRGGEGLIRAVMKMAHVPVIKHYTGVCHTYVDASADLNMALKISENAKCQRPGVCNAMETLLVHRDIADEFLPEMGRIFDQHGVEMRGDSRTTSLIGTAVPAKDEDWSTEYVDLILSIKVVDDVDAAIRHINTYGSGHSDAIVAEDEKATVQFLNEVDSATVYVNASTRFTDGAEFGMGAEIGVSTDKLHARGPMGLEELTTYKYVIEGKGQIRE; translated from the coding sequence ATGGACGTTAAAGAACAAGTACTCGAAATCGGCGCAAAAGCAAAAGCCGCCAGCCGGGAGCTGGCCCGGCTGTCCACCCGCCGGAAAAACGCGATCCTGGAAGAGATGGCCAAAGAGCTGGATGCACAACGTGCCTTTATCCAGCAGGAAAATCGGAAAGACCTGGAAGCCGGTCGCGAAGCCGGACTGAGCAATGCCATGCTCGACCGTCTAGAACTGACCGATGCACGAATCGACAGCATGATCAAAGGACTGCGCGATGTCGCGGTACTGCAGGATCCCGTAGGCGAAGAGATCAGCACATGGAACCGCCCGAACGGACTTGAAATTCATAAACGGCGAGTCCCGATCGGCGTGATCGGCATCATTTTTGAATCGCGGCCGAATGTAACCTGCGATGCCGCAGCCCTCTGTTTCAAAACTTCCAACGCGGTTATTCTGCGCGGCGGTAAAGAGGCGATTCATTCCAATCTGGCCATTGCCGCAGCCATGCAGAAAGGCGGCGAATCCAAAGGCATGCCTGAAAACTGCATTCAATTGATTCCGACCATCGACCGCGCTGCTGTGGAAGTGATGTGCCAGATGACGGATTACCTGGATCTGATCATTCCCCGCGGAGGTGAGGGCCTGATCCGTGCGGTGATGAAGATGGCGCACGTTCCTGTCATTAAACATTATACGGGCGTATGCCACACCTATGTGGATGCCTCCGCAGACCTGAATATGGCACTTAAAATTTCTGAAAATGCAAAATGCCAGCGCCCAGGGGTTTGCAATGCCATGGAGACCCTGCTTGTACATCGTGATATCGCGGATGAATTCCTCCCGGAAATGGGCCGCATTTTTGATCAGCACGGCGTTGAAATGCGGGGTGACAGCCGGACCACATCACTGATCGGTACGGCCGTTCCGGCCAAAGACGAGGATTGGAGCACGGAATATGTTGACCTGATTCTTTCCATAAAAGTGGTCGACGACGTCGATGCCGCCATCCGGCATATCAATACCTACGGGTCCGGCCATTCGGATGCCATTGTTGCGGAAGATGAAAAGGCAACCGTACAGTTTCTGAATGAGGTTGATTCGGCAACCGTTTACGTGAACGCCTCAACCCGCTTCACAGACGGTGCGGAATTCGGCATGGGGGCTGAAATCGGAGTGAGTACCGATAAACTTCACGCACGCGGCCCCATGGGCCTGGAGGAACTGACCACCTACAAATATGTGATCGAAGGAAAAGGCCAGATTCGCGAGTAA
- the proB gene encoding glutamate 5-kinase gives MVQQKHREALKNAKRIVVKAGSKVLVENTGRPDRKQLKALVDGLSGIQNSGGEVAFVSSGAVGAGLDALHFAKRPKHIPDLQMAAAVGQISLISAYHDLFRANDITVGQVLLTHDALKHRERHLNARKTLINLINNRVIPIINENDTISTEEIKFGDNDVLAALVSILIDADALVLLSTTDGLRNGNERVSYIEEVDNEVLALVSDKSDPLSTGGMASKLKSAQIAAHNGIPVVIANGRNTDVLSRIFEGRDEGTLLFPKAGNISKRKSWIAFFNRAEGKLLIDAGAVTALRKGKSLLPVGIKQVQGRFKVGAMVDILSLDGERVARGLVELPSSEIDELKGRKSTGKSGEAVHHDNMVIL, from the coding sequence ATGGTGCAGCAAAAACATAGAGAAGCTCTGAAAAACGCAAAACGGATTGTGGTGAAAGCCGGCAGCAAAGTGCTGGTGGAAAATACAGGGCGACCGGACCGGAAACAGCTGAAGGCACTGGTGGACGGACTTTCCGGAATCCAGAATTCGGGCGGTGAAGTGGCCTTTGTTTCCTCCGGCGCGGTCGGGGCCGGACTCGATGCTCTTCATTTTGCCAAACGCCCGAAACATATCCCCGATCTTCAGATGGCGGCGGCGGTGGGCCAGATTTCGCTCATCAGCGCCTATCACGACCTCTTCCGGGCCAACGACATAACCGTGGGGCAGGTTCTGCTTACACACGATGCCCTTAAACACCGCGAACGGCATCTGAATGCACGAAAAACACTCATCAATCTGATCAATAACCGTGTGATCCCGATCATTAATGAAAACGACACCATTTCCACCGAAGAGATCAAATTCGGCGACAACGACGTTCTGGCCGCGCTGGTTTCGATTCTGATTGATGCCGACGCTCTGGTTCTGCTGAGCACAACCGACGGCCTTCGCAACGGCAATGAGCGGGTTTCCTATATTGAAGAGGTGGACAACGAGGTACTCGCGCTGGTGAGCGATAAATCGGACCCCCTTTCAACCGGCGGCATGGCCTCCAAACTGAAATCCGCCCAGATTGCCGCCCACAACGGCATTCCGGTGGTCATTGCCAACGGCCGAAATACAGACGTACTGTCCCGTATTTTTGAGGGCCGGGATGAAGGAACCCTGCTGTTTCCCAAAGCCGGCAATATTTCCAAACGGAAAAGCTGGATCGCCTTTTTCAACCGTGCGGAAGGAAAACTGCTGATTGATGCCGGTGCGGTTACGGCATTGCGAAAAGGGAAAAGCCTTTTGCCGGTAGGCATTAAACAGGTTCAAGGCCGGTTTAAAGTCGGAGCCATGGTCGACATCCTGTCGCTCGATGGAGAACGGGTGGCCCGCGGACTGGTCGAACTCCCCAGTAGTGAAATTGACGAACTGAAAGGCCGGAAAAGCACTGGAAAATCCGGTGAAGCGGTTCACCACGATAATATGGTTATTCTTTAG
- a CDS encoding alpha-L-fucosidase, whose amino-acid sequence MNKACIAFAAAALLAGCASENTEKYEPNWESLAKHEAAPEWLKDAKLGIYFHWGPYSVPAYGNEWYPRWMHFENRKEYRHHVETYGKPSEFGYHDFVPMFTAEHFDAAEWAELFRKAGARFAGPVAEHHDGFSMWDSEITPWNAADKGPKQDILGKLFAELEKRDMKTIATFHHARNLQRYSDKPGEKGFGNSHYPWIEGQPPTSDDPELRLLYGNVPEEEWNETIWLGKLKEVIDNYQPDIIWFDSWLDRIPEIYRQRFAAYYLNEAEKWNKDVAIIRKQNDLPLTFSINDHEKSREPKALKELWMTDDTISTGSWCYTQDLKIKPLSTVIHAVIDTVAKNGVVLLNISPKADGTIPQDQRDVLLGLGAWLAKNGEAIYSTRPWINAAEGPTTEPEGGFAARKEFMALKYTEKDIRYTASKDGKTVYAIIMGVPEAGSEVLLKTFAEQKMTVKNVTVLDGGAVEWKMTENGLSISAAETDDAAAMVYKVEL is encoded by the coding sequence ATGAACAAAGCCTGCATTGCATTCGCTGCCGCAGCCCTTCTCGCCGGTTGTGCCAGCGAGAATACAGAAAAATATGAGCCGAACTGGGAATCGCTCGCCAAGCACGAGGCCGCACCGGAATGGCTGAAAGATGCAAAGCTCGGGATCTATTTTCACTGGGGGCCCTATTCCGTCCCGGCCTACGGAAACGAGTGGTATCCGCGCTGGATGCATTTTGAAAACCGGAAAGAATACCGACACCATGTGGAGACTTATGGGAAACCGTCGGAATTCGGATATCACGATTTTGTACCGATGTTTACTGCGGAGCATTTCGACGCAGCGGAATGGGCGGAGCTCTTTCGGAAAGCCGGCGCACGATTTGCCGGTCCCGTGGCAGAGCATCACGACGGATTTTCCATGTGGGATTCGGAGATTACGCCCTGGAACGCGGCCGACAAAGGGCCGAAGCAGGATATTCTGGGCAAATTGTTTGCCGAACTTGAAAAACGGGACATGAAAACCATTGCCACGTTCCATCATGCGCGCAACCTTCAGCGTTATTCGGATAAACCGGGAGAAAAGGGATTCGGAAACAGCCACTATCCCTGGATCGAAGGGCAGCCGCCGACATCCGATGATCCTGAGCTCCGCCTGCTGTACGGTAATGTGCCGGAAGAGGAGTGGAACGAAACCATCTGGCTCGGAAAACTGAAAGAAGTGATCGATAACTATCAGCCGGACATCATCTGGTTCGACAGCTGGCTCGACCGGATTCCGGAAATCTACCGGCAGCGTTTTGCGGCCTACTACCTCAATGAGGCCGAAAAATGGAATAAAGATGTCGCCATTATCCGCAAACAGAACGATCTGCCGCTGACGTTCAGTATCAACGACCATGAAAAATCACGCGAACCGAAGGCGCTCAAGGAACTGTGGATGACGGATGACACGATCAGTACCGGCAGCTGGTGTTATACACAGGACCTGAAAATCAAACCGCTCAGCACGGTGATTCATGCGGTGATCGATACCGTGGCCAAAAACGGTGTTGTTCTGCTCAATATTTCGCCGAAAGCCGATGGCACCATTCCGCAGGATCAGCGCGATGTGCTGCTGGGCCTCGGGGCGTGGCTGGCTAAAAACGGCGAGGCCATTTATTCCACCCGCCCGTGGATCAATGCGGCGGAGGGCCCGACTACTGAGCCGGAGGGCGGATTTGCCGCCCGGAAAGAATTTATGGCGCTGAAGTATACGGAAAAGGATATCCGCTATACGGCTTCCAAAGACGGAAAAACCGTTTATGCCATCATCATGGGGGTCCCGGAGGCCGGAAGTGAAGTGCTTCTGAAAACCTTTGCTGAGCAAAAAATGACGGTGAAAAATGTGACGGTTCTGGACGGCGGTGCCGTTGAGTGGAAGATGACGGAAAACGGATTGTCGATCAGCGCGGCAGAAACAGACGATGCTGCCGCAATGGTGTATAAGGTTGAACTTTAA
- the rsmD gene encoding 16S rRNA (guanine(966)-N(2))-methyltransferase RsmD: MRITSGFLRNRRFQVPDQEVRPTMEAVREAVFSSLGSVEGLSVLDLFAGSGALGLEAWSRGAGAVTFVEQHAGVWRNLQRNIEELNHPNLGKTKVFKSDAIRWLSCAGEAFDVILADPPYDLPDAMENTLAGIAEHSVLKPDGVLVYEMRAKGEPVISADWKVLRDKRYGKTRVLILKLKTEDAS; this comes from the coding sequence ATGCGAATAACGAGTGGATTTTTACGTAACCGCCGCTTTCAGGTTCCGGATCAGGAGGTCCGGCCGACCATGGAGGCGGTGCGTGAAGCGGTGTTTTCCTCGCTGGGTTCTGTTGAAGGGTTGAGTGTTCTGGATCTGTTTGCCGGTTCCGGAGCCCTCGGGCTGGAGGCCTGGAGCCGGGGGGCCGGAGCGGTCACTTTTGTGGAGCAGCATGCCGGGGTATGGCGGAATCTGCAGCGGAATATCGAAGAGCTGAACCATCCGAATCTTGGGAAAACTAAGGTGTTTAAGTCGGATGCGATCCGCTGGCTGAGTTGTGCCGGGGAAGCGTTTGATGTTATTCTGGCGGATCCGCCGTATGATCTGCCTGATGCCATGGAAAATACATTGGCCGGAATTGCGGAGCATTCGGTATTGAAACCGGACGGAGTGCTGGTGTACGAAATGCGAGCCAAGGGCGAACCGGTGATTTCCGCGGACTGGAAGGTGTTGCGGGATAAACGCTATGGAAAGACACGCGTCCTTATTCTGAAACTGAAAACCGAGGATGCATCATGA
- a CDS encoding pantetheine-phosphate adenylyltransferase, translating into MNEAALCAGTYDPITYGHLDVIERAARIFPRVVIAVAPSHGKNPIFTVEERVEFVKQCTAHLPGVEVEVFKCLLVDFARKKNVRVMVRGLRAFSDFEYEFQMALMNRKLDSEIETIFLMPKQDYSYVSSSNVRTVASLGGDITQFVPPPVCEALKQRFAAVSE; encoded by the coding sequence ATGAACGAAGCCGCACTCTGCGCAGGAACTTACGATCCGATCACCTATGGCCATCTTGACGTTATTGAACGGGCTGCACGCATTTTTCCGCGCGTGGTGATTGCTGTGGCACCGAGCCACGGTAAAAATCCGATTTTTACTGTGGAAGAGCGTGTCGAGTTTGTCAAACAGTGCACCGCACATCTTCCGGGTGTTGAAGTTGAGGTGTTTAAATGCCTGCTGGTTGATTTTGCCCGGAAAAAGAATGTCCGTGTAATGGTGCGCGGACTGCGCGCGTTTTCCGATTTTGAATATGAATTTCAGATGGCGTTGATGAATAGGAAACTTGACTCCGAAATTGAAACTATTTTCCTGATGCCGAAACAGGACTATTCCTACGTCAGCTCCAGCAATGTCCGCACCGTGGCATCGCTCGGCGGGGACATCACGCAGTTTGTTCCGCCGCCGGTATGCGAAGCGCTCAAACAACGTTTTGCTGCAGTTTCGGAATAG
- a CDS encoding TonB-dependent receptor, which produces MRRFILSALFAPGLITNAFPEEGTTNTAAQTVDKILEPETVVVSGQAVDHKNREINSRSLKRQNLVDFSEILSDEMVEVSMIRKGAYGNDVSVRGFGQENFKVLLDGGILEGACGGRKDPHLSHINMLTVQKLTMQQGPFDVTQMGALGGYVDVITKKPEPGFNGEVLGKIGSYGYYSGGTSISGGDDKIQGLFGYNYSESGQYEDGDGNEIWTFREGQPSSYNEDGEDANSFQRNDIWGKLQFTPGENQTILLEHTYGKADDILSPRSSMDTEEEITNLSKASWEMRDLGSLSEKLTLSFYRNEVDHRPYQKYRDVAVPKNNEVESVITGGGIQNVTETDFAVLTYGLDVYHRDWWGDVYNSDTGAKLNDDLIPSVQSVDVGGYIQIDKDFDSFSLGAGLRYDHFQQEADENLVYTGAYIDGNRQTDDLLGGNISGQFFLNDSTMIFGGIGRNYRTPTSTERYIQGNTSYFGNPDLKPTANTEFDLGIRYEFGRWMFQTKGFYSDLKDYIYQESNLDGYKSYTNIDAHMYGGDIKARVDLLYGLSVDGGIAYQKGRKDSFPDNNTDRDLGQVAPLKSKLALNYNKDHLWNREETGLFGTIEWVHSDEAADIDADAGEQNLSAWDIMNLRAGFRFRSCTLNAGVDNVFDRTYAMANSYEWDVVSGTASTPVIVNEPGRFFYASLAYTW; this is translated from the coding sequence ATGAGACGATTTATTCTGTCCGCGCTGTTTGCGCCGGGCCTGATTACGAACGCCTTCCCGGAAGAAGGCACAACCAATACGGCGGCACAGACCGTCGATAAAATACTGGAACCCGAAACCGTCGTTGTCTCCGGACAGGCGGTTGATCATAAAAACCGGGAAATCAACAGCCGCTCGCTGAAGAGGCAAAACCTGGTCGATTTTTCAGAAATCCTGTCTGACGAAATGGTCGAAGTATCCATGATTCGCAAAGGTGCGTATGGAAACGACGTTTCCGTACGCGGCTTCGGCCAGGAAAATTTCAAGGTGCTGCTCGACGGCGGGATTCTTGAGGGCGCCTGCGGCGGCCGTAAAGACCCGCACCTTTCCCACATCAACATGCTCACCGTGCAGAAACTGACCATGCAGCAGGGCCCCTTCGACGTCACTCAGATGGGTGCTCTGGGCGGATATGTAGACGTGATCACGAAGAAGCCGGAACCGGGATTCAATGGAGAGGTTCTGGGAAAAATCGGAAGTTACGGCTATTACAGCGGGGGCACGTCCATCAGCGGCGGAGACGATAAAATTCAAGGCCTTTTCGGATATAACTATTCCGAATCGGGTCAATATGAAGACGGTGACGGCAACGAAATCTGGACCTTTCGGGAAGGTCAGCCCAGTTCCTATAACGAGGACGGAGAGGACGCCAATTCGTTTCAGCGAAACGACATCTGGGGCAAGCTGCAGTTCACGCCGGGCGAAAACCAGACCATCCTGCTGGAACACACCTATGGCAAAGCGGATGATATTCTCTCTCCTCGTTCCTCCATGGACACCGAAGAAGAGATCACCAACCTGAGCAAAGCGAGCTGGGAAATGCGCGATCTCGGCAGCCTGTCGGAAAAGCTCACCCTGTCATTTTACCGCAATGAAGTGGATCACCGTCCGTACCAAAAATATCGCGATGTGGCTGTCCCCAAGAACAACGAGGTTGAGTCGGTCATTACCGGCGGCGGTATTCAGAATGTAACTGAAACTGATTTTGCCGTGCTGACCTACGGGCTGGATGTCTATCACCGGGACTGGTGGGGCGATGTCTATAACAGCGACACCGGCGCAAAATTAAATGACGATCTCATTCCGTCCGTCCAGTCTGTAGATGTAGGGGGATACATTCAGATCGATAAGGATTTCGATTCCTTCTCTCTGGGCGCCGGACTGCGATATGACCACTTCCAGCAGGAAGCGGATGAGAACCTCGTTTATACCGGTGCGTATATCGATGGCAACCGCCAGACAGACGACCTTCTGGGCGGAAACATATCGGGTCAGTTTTTCCTGAATGACAGCACCATGATTTTCGGGGGAATCGGGCGGAACTATCGAACCCCGACCTCTACGGAACGTTACATTCAGGGAAATACCTCGTATTTCGGAAACCCCGACCTCAAACCGACCGCCAACACCGAGTTCGACCTCGGCATCAGATATGAATTCGGACGCTGGATGTTCCAGACCAAAGGGTTCTACTCCGACCTCAAAGACTATATCTATCAGGAAAGTAATCTGGACGGTTATAAAAGCTATACCAACATTGATGCCCATATGTATGGCGGAGATATCAAGGCCCGCGTCGATCTGCTTTACGGACTTTCTGTGGACGGAGGAATTGCCTATCAGAAAGGCCGTAAGGACAGCTTCCCCGACAACAACACGGACCGGGATCTCGGTCAGGTGGCTCCTCTGAAAAGCAAACTGGCCCTCAATTATAATAAAGACCATCTATGGAATCGGGAGGAAACCGGACTGTTCGGAACGATTGAATGGGTTCATTCCGATGAGGCGGCAGATATTGATGCCGATGCCGGCGAACAGAATCTTTCCGCATGGGACATCATGAACCTTCGCGCAGGGTTCCGGTTCAGGTCGTGCACACTGAACGCAGGCGTGGATAATGTATTCGACCGGACGTACGCAATGGCAAACTCCTATGAATGGGATGTCGTCAGCGGAACGGCTTCCACGCCGGTCATCGTCAATGAGCCGGGCCGGTTCTTCTACGCGTCATTAGCGTATACCTGGTAG
- a CDS encoding MerC domain-containing protein, giving the protein MTTTKTSGILDQIAIGMALLCGIHCLLMPVVLAVLPIVAASLFAHEHFHLWMLLLVLPTTSISIFMGCRKHKDKWTAALSLTGLGIMIAVTAFEYAAHSSCASCSSCSRAVSEGVPPIAWVNTLGGLFLASAHIRNFKLCRKSGCCH; this is encoded by the coding sequence ATGACGACAACAAAAACATCCGGTATTCTTGATCAGATCGCCATCGGCATGGCCCTCCTCTGCGGTATTCACTGCCTGCTGATGCCGGTCGTCCTGGCCGTGCTGCCCATTGTTGCAGCCAGCCTTTTTGCACACGAGCATTTCCACCTCTGGATGCTCCTGCTGGTACTGCCGACGACCAGTATTTCCATTTTCATGGGCTGCCGGAAACACAAAGATAAATGGACGGCAGCACTGAGTCTGACCGGACTCGGCATTATGATTGCGGTGACCGCATTTGAATATGCCGCACATTCCTCCTGCGCCTCCTGCAGCAGCTGTTCACGCGCCGTGTCCGAGGGCGTACCTCCAATCGCCTGGGTCAACACCCTCGGCGGCCTGTTTCTGGCCTCTGCCCACATCCGGAATTTCAAACTCTGCCGGAAAAGCGGGTGCTGTCATTGA